The following are encoded together in the Macaca thibetana thibetana isolate TM-01 unplaced genomic scaffold, ASM2454274v1 unplaced_scaffolds82, whole genome shotgun sequence genome:
- the LOC126947300 gene encoding golgin subfamily A member 6C-like, protein MLAPGPPFPTTHPPTPEVQRNLVPAAVNPDVMIFLPTLFDVLELAAVFGQTCKSGPWGCRRKEAPGCESSRWTLALSGSEFLGKSVVLELWIHSSALRHCLWKPWDKVKLKEYQQRSSPGVPAGAKTKKKTTGSSPETTTSGGCHSPGDSRYQELEVALDSSSATINQLNENIESLKQQKEQVEHQLEEEKKANNDIHKAQTEQLETINILTLEKADLKTTLYHTKRAARHFEEESKDLAGRLQSSLQRIQELERALSAVCTQQREEDRVSPTSCPVPWQPGFPD, encoded by the exons ATGCTAGCCCCAGGGCCTCCCTTCCCTACTActcatcccccaaccccag AAGTGCAAAGGAACCTGGTGCCAGCCGCAGTCAACCCCGATGTGATGATCTTTCTGCCCACCCTCTTTGATGTCTTGGAGCTGGCCGCTGTCTTTGGCCAG ACCTGCAAGTCCGGTCCTTGGGGGTGTAGGAGGAAAGAAGCCCCTGGCTGTGAGTCCTCGAGATGGACCCTGGCCCTCTCTGGTTCTGAGTTCCTGGGAAAGTCAGTGGTGTTGGAACTCTGGATTCATTCCTCAGCGTTGAGGCACTGTCTGTGGAAACCGTGGGACAAGGtgaag CTAAAAGAATATCAGCAGAGGAGCAGCCCTGGTGTTCCGGCAGGAGCGAAGacgaaaaagaaaactactggcAGTAGCCCTGAGACAACCACTTCTGGTGGTTGCCACTCACCTGGGGAT AGCCGGTACCAAGAACTGGAAGTAGCCCTGGACTCAAGCTCCGCAACAATCAATCAACTCAATGAAAACATAGAATCATTG AAACAACAGAAGGAACAAGTGGAACATCAGCTGGAAGAA gaaaagaaagcaaacaatgaCATACACAAAGCACAGACGGAGCAGTTAGAG ACAATCAACATCCTCACATTGGAAAAGGCAGACTTGAAGACCACCCTTTACCATACTAAACGTGCCGCCAGACACTTCGAAG AAGAGTCCAAGGATCTGGCCGGCCGCCTGCAATCCTCCTTACAGCGTATTCAAGAATTGGAGCGGGCTCTCTCTGCTGTGTGTACACAGCAGCGGGAAGAGGACAGGGTGAGTCCAACCAGCTGCCCCGTCCCCTGGCAGCCTGGCTTCCCAGAT